The Chionomys nivalis chromosome 20, mChiNiv1.1, whole genome shotgun sequence genome includes a region encoding these proteins:
- the Dusp26 gene encoding dual specificity protein phosphatase 26: MCPGNWLWASMTFMARFSRSSSRSPVRTRGSLEEMSSAHHPFLNVFELERLLYTGKTACNHADEVWPGLYLGDQDMANNRRELRRLGITHVLNASHSRWRGTPEAYEGLGIRYLGVEAHDSPAFDMSIHFQTAADFIHRALSQPGGKILVHCAVGVSRSATLVLAYLMLYHHFTLVEAIKKVKDHRGIIPNRGFLRQLLALDRRLRQGLEA, translated from the exons ATGTGTCCTGGCAACTGGCTCTGGGCCTCCATGACGTTTATGGCCCGCTTCTCCCGCAGCAGCTCAAGGTCCCCTGTTCGCACTCGAGGGAGCCTAGAGGAGATGTCCTCTGCTCACCATCCCTTCCTCAACGTCTTTGAGTTGGAGAGGCTCCTCTACACAGGCAAGACGGCCTGTAACCATGCCGACGAGGTCTGGCCAGGCCTCTACCTCGGAGACCA GGACATGGCCAACAACCGTCGTGAGCTCCGTCGCCTGGGCATCACCCATGTCCTCAATGCCTCACACAGCAGGTGGAGAGGCACTCCGGAGGCCTACGAGGGACTGGGCATCCGCTACCTGGGTGTCGAGGCCCATGACTCGCCAGCCTTTGACATGAGCATCCACTTTCAGACAGCTGCGGACTTCATCCATCGGGCACTGAGCCAGCCAGGAG GGAAGATCCTGGTACACTGTGCTGTGGGAGTGAGCAGATCGGCCACCCTGGTGCTGGCCTACCTCATGCTGTACCACCACTTCACCCTTGTGGAGGCCATCAAGAAAGTCAAAGATCACCGTGGCATCATCCCCAACCGGGGATTCTTGAGGCAGCTCCTAGCCCTGGACCGGAGGCTGCGGCAGGGTCTGGAGGCATGA